The Thermococcus eurythermalis genomic sequence TTCACGTCCTCAGAAATCACCTCTATGTCGAGGAAGCCGCCGAGGCCCTCAACGTCGTTGAGCTCAAAGGTGACATCGCCGAGCCTGTAAACGAGCCTCTTTTTCTTTACAACGATATCCTCTTTGAAGCCGAGGCGCCTGAAAATCTCAACGGTTCTGTCAAAGTCCGAGACCTCGACCTCAATCTCGTCGAACTCCTCGTTTCTGCCGGGGTCTTTAATCTCCTTGTACGTTAGAAAGGCCTTTCCAAGGTTCCCAAGCTTCCTCACGCGGAGGAGTTTTGGGAGGGGCAGGGAGAAATAGATATC encodes the following:
- the cyaB gene encoding class IV adenylate cyclase, producing the protein MEVEVKFRVDFEDAKQKIESLGAAFVREELQEDIYFSLPLPKLLRVRKLGNLGKAFLTYKEIKDPGRNEEFDEIEVEVSDFDRTVEIFRRLGFKEDIVVKKKRLVYRLGDVTFELNDVEGLGGFLDIEVISEDVNDAKRKIWEVARELGLSEEDVEPRLYQELLREAKSGKK